Proteins from a single region of Apium graveolens cultivar Ventura chromosome 7, ASM990537v1, whole genome shotgun sequence:
- the LOC141675063 gene encoding uncharacterized protein LOC141675063, translating into MSQQFKDLAGRFKKIGGVVQLDSGKKKAGVGSGSQARDVGSSGNSVRQSAPVVTTPIVSEIEEIEVLELDEEEVGALNPRKRKAAEDAAGGSGTPQRKRVSTLGPTEEESQKLVEEDALKRLLAQMTLDDRQIEMFDNYASPADIECYAKEEMDTFLDHLVRDVSEANARINGCSTILHNYRIREAKNKTTVKELAGEKERFAKCREVKEKEYQENKQAVAEAVKAREAAE; encoded by the exons ATGTCGCAACAGTTCAAGGATTTGGCCGGAAGGTTCAAGAAGATTGGTGGTGTTGTGCAGTTGGATTCGGGGAAGAAGAAGGCTGGTGTAGGTAGCGGTTCTCAGGCCCGGGATGTTGGTTCTTCGGGGAATAGCGTAAGGCAGAGTGCTCCGGTGGTTACTACGCCTATTGTCTCGGAGATCGAGGAGATTGAGGTGTTGGAGCTAGACGAGGAAGAGGTTGGGGCGTTGAACCCTCGCAAGAGGAAAGCTGCGGAAGATGCTGCTGGTGGCTCCGGAACCCCACAGCGTAAGAGGGTGTCTACTTTGGGCCCTACTGAGGAGGAGAGCCAGAAGCTGGTGGAGGAGGATGCATTGAAGCGCCTTTTGGCCCAGATGACTCTTGACGATCGTCAGATCGAGATGTTCGACAACTATGCCTCTCCTGCTGACATCGAGTGCTACGCCAAGGAGGAAATGGACActttccttgatcatcttgtgCGGGATGTTTCGGAG GCTAATGCTCGGATCAACGGCTGCTCTACCATCCTTCATAATTACCGCATAAGGGAGGCTAAGAATAAGACAACGGTGAAGGAGTTGGCTGGTGAGAAGGAAAGATTTGCCAAGTGCCGGGAGGTGAAGGAGAAGGAGTATCAGGAGAACAAACAGGCTGTTGCAGAAGCGGTAAAAGCTCGGGAGGCTGCTGAGTAG
- the LOC141674103 gene encoding uncharacterized protein LOC141674103, translated as MTILVVLKTEPDYRPPRPMKPGRPPSSRYYEYHEDTGHTTEQCFQLSNLIEGKIHRGQLVHYVQHDDEPRRHHRGEDDRVIDVIFGGIAAGGLSHNSRKIYAREVLNVNPSAAKRPRANPSPVISFSDDDYRPGLIEGHQDVLVITTRVGNNTVKKMLVDNGSSVDVLYHHAFSRMDIGDQRLENFRTPLYGFTGNEVHVVGTIDMPVFFGSPPCQIWKMVKFHVISASSSFNAILG; from the coding sequence ATGACAATTTTGGTGGTGTTAAAAACAGAACCGGATTATCGCCCTCCAAGACCCATGAAACCAGGAAGACCCCCAAGCTCCAGATATTATGAATATCATGAAGATACTGGCCATACAACAGAGCAATGTTTTCAGCTTAGCAATCTCATCGAAGGAAAAATTCATCGAGGACAACTAGTCCACTATGTGCAGCACGATGATGAACCCAGACGTCACCATCGAGGCGAGGACGATCGTGTAATCGACGTTATTTTTGGTGGTATAGCCGCCGGGGGCCTCTCCCATAACTCTCGCAAGATTTATGCTCGAGAAGTCCTTAATGTCAATCCCTCGGCAGCTAAACGCCCTCGAGCGAATCCCTCCCCAGTCATCTCTTTCTCCGATGATGATTATCGTCCCGGTCTCATCGAAGGCCATCAAGATGTTCTCGTCATCACAACACGTGTGGGAAACAACACAGTTAAGAAAATGTTGGTCGATAATGGTAGCTCCGTCGACGTGTTATATCATCATGCTTTTTCCCGAATGGACATAGGAGATCAAAGACTCGAGAACTTCCGAACCCCGTTATACGGGTTTACAGGCAATGAGGTTCATGTGGTAGGAACCATCGACATGCCAGTGTTTTTTGGTTCCCCACCCTGTCAGATTTGGAAAATGGTCAAATTCCATGTGATTAGTGCTTCCTCAAGCTTCAACGCTATTTTGGGATGA